One segment of Physeter macrocephalus isolate SW-GA chromosome 3, ASM283717v5, whole genome shotgun sequence DNA contains the following:
- the UBXN11 gene encoding UBX domain-containing protein 11 isoform X1 — MLLPCLLQAQTFASQPPFSPHRGAGIGHPGPPREPGWENSKRAVLVGSLLSSVPSFLSSYAEGTENRLLHLDQGPGPPFRLGFSPRAVTWASLSAEDEVDVLNDAHGSEERISVPSCYGGIGAPVSRQVPVYHDSELMATMARKVRDLEQQVKAQADEMLSKDRKIRALEELVKTLQEHQGTVTLQRQEELETMCAQLQRQVGEMERFLGDYGLLWVGEPMHEEDSEDGERDWMTAKKFWKPGDSLVPPEVDFDRLLASLKDLSELAVDSDTQLTPMPSRVPRCVLEPIPLKLYRNGIVMFDGPFRPFHDPSTQRCLRDILDGFFPSELQRLYPDGVPFKVSDLRNQVYPENGLGPFPGEGRVVGWQRIRKPLDRMEHPGSRMTAEKFLNRLPKFVIRQGEVIDIRGPIRDTLKNCCPLCVQIQEIVVETPALAAERERSQESPESPTPALSTLRIKSENGEQAFLLMMRLEDTVGDVRTLLAQARAVEATTFEIFSTFPPTVYHNDALTLQAAGLVPNATLLLRVRRAPPPAPGPE, encoded by the exons ATGTTGCTGCCCTGCCTCCTGCAGGCTCAGACCTTTGCATCCCAGCCCCCCTTTAGCCCCCACCGTGGTGCTGGCATTGGCCACCCAGGTCCCCCCAGGGAGCCAGGTTGGGAGAACTCCAAGAGGGCTGTTCTGGTTGGATCCTTGCTCTCCAGCGTCCCGAGTTTTCTATCCTCCTATGCTGAGGGGACAGAGAACAGGCTGCTTCATCTTGACCAGGGCCCAGGGCCCCCGTTTCGCCTGGGCTTCAGCCCCAGAGCAGTGACCTGGGCATCCCTGTCTGCAGAAGATGAGGTGGACGTGCTGAATGACGCgcacggctcagaagaaaggaTCTCTGTTCCTTCCTGCTATGGTGGCATAGGTGCCCCTGTGAGTAGGCAAG TCCCTGTGTACCACGACTCGGAGTTGATGGCCACCATGGCGAGGAAAGTGCGGGATCTGGAGCAGCAGGTGAAGGCCCAGGCGGATGAGATGCTCTCCAAG GATCGGAAGATACGGGCCTTGGAGGAGCTGGTGAAGACCCTCCAGGAGCACCAGG GCACGGTGACCCTGCAGCGGCAGGAGGAGCTGGAGACCATGTGCGCACAACTGCAGCGGCAGGTTGGGgagatggag CGGTTCCTAGGTGACTACGGCCTGCTGTGGGTGGGCGAGCCCATGCATGAGGAGGACTCGGAGGATGGCGAGAGGGACTGGATGACAGCCAAGAAGTTCTGGAAGCCAG GGGACTCACTGGTACCCCCCGAGGTGGACTTTGACAGGCTGCTGGCTAGCCTGAAGGATCTCAGTGAGCTGGCGGTAGACAGTGACACCCAGCTGACACCAATGCCCAGCAGAGTGCCACGCTGTGTCCTTGAGCCCATCCCACTGAAGCTCTACCGGAATGGCATCGTGATGTTCGATGGGCCCTTCCGGCCCTTCCATGATCCTTCCACACAG CGCTGCCTCCGAGACATATTGGATGGCTTCTTTCCGTCAGAGCTCCAGCGGCTGTACCCTGACGGGGTCCCCTTTAAG GTGAGTGACCTGCGCAATCAGGTCTACCCAGAGAATGGGCTGGGCCCGTTCCCAGGCGAGGGCCGAGTGGTAGGCTGGCAGAGGATTCGAAAGCCCTTGGACAGGATGGAGCACCCAG GCTCCAGGATGACCGCCGAGAAGTTTCTGAACAGGCTGCCCAAATTTGTGATCCGACAAGGCGAGGTGATTGATATCCGAGGCCCCATCCGGGACACCCTGAAG AACTGCTGCCCATTGTGTGTCCAGATCCAGGAGATCGTGGTGGAGACGCCTGCCTTGGCTGCTGAGCGTGAGAG GAGCCAGGAATCTCCGGAGTCACCCACGCCCGCGCTCTCCACGCTGCGCATCAAGTCCGAAAATGGCGAGCAGGCCTTCCTGCTGATGATGCGGCTGGAGGACACAGTTGGTGATGTGCGCACTCTGCTTGCACAGGCCAG GGCCGTGGAGGCCACCACCTTTGAGATCTTCAGTACGTTCCCGCCCACAGTCTACCACAATGATGCTCTCACGCTGCAGGCCGCGGGCCTGGTGCCCAACGCCACGCTGCTGCTTCGGGTGCGCCGGGCTCCgccgcccgcccccggccccgaaTAA
- the UBXN11 gene encoding UBX domain-containing protein 11 isoform X4: MSSPLASLGKTRRVPLHWEPVNLGRRGIKIYGNEDEVDVLNDAHGSEERISVPSCYGGIGAPVSRQVPVYHDSELMATMARKVRDLEQQVKAQADEMLSKDRKIRALEELVKTLQEHQGTVTLQRQEELETMCAQLQRQVGEMERFLGDYGLLWVGEPMHEEDSEDGERDWMTAKKFWKPGDSLVPPEVDFDRLLASLKDLSELAVDSDTQLTPMPSRVPRCVLEPIPLKLYRNGIVMFDGPFRPFHDPSTQRCLRDILDGFFPSELQRLYPDGVPFKVSDLRNQVYPENGLGPFPGEGRVVGWQRIRKPLDRMEHPGSRMTAEKFLNRLPKFVIRQGEVIDIRGPIRDTLKIQEIVVETPALAAERERSQESPESPTPALSTLRIKSENGEQAFLLMMRLEDTVGDVRTLLAQARAVEATTFEIFSTFPPTVYHNDALTLQAAGLVPNATLLLRVRRAPPPAPGPE, encoded by the exons AAGATGAGGTGGACGTGCTGAATGACGCgcacggctcagaagaaaggaTCTCTGTTCCTTCCTGCTATGGTGGCATAGGTGCCCCTGTGAGTAGGCAAG TCCCTGTGTACCACGACTCGGAGTTGATGGCCACCATGGCGAGGAAAGTGCGGGATCTGGAGCAGCAGGTGAAGGCCCAGGCGGATGAGATGCTCTCCAAG GATCGGAAGATACGGGCCTTGGAGGAGCTGGTGAAGACCCTCCAGGAGCACCAGG GCACGGTGACCCTGCAGCGGCAGGAGGAGCTGGAGACCATGTGCGCACAACTGCAGCGGCAGGTTGGGgagatggag CGGTTCCTAGGTGACTACGGCCTGCTGTGGGTGGGCGAGCCCATGCATGAGGAGGACTCGGAGGATGGCGAGAGGGACTGGATGACAGCCAAGAAGTTCTGGAAGCCAG GGGACTCACTGGTACCCCCCGAGGTGGACTTTGACAGGCTGCTGGCTAGCCTGAAGGATCTCAGTGAGCTGGCGGTAGACAGTGACACCCAGCTGACACCAATGCCCAGCAGAGTGCCACGCTGTGTCCTTGAGCCCATCCCACTGAAGCTCTACCGGAATGGCATCGTGATGTTCGATGGGCCCTTCCGGCCCTTCCATGATCCTTCCACACAG CGCTGCCTCCGAGACATATTGGATGGCTTCTTTCCGTCAGAGCTCCAGCGGCTGTACCCTGACGGGGTCCCCTTTAAG GTGAGTGACCTGCGCAATCAGGTCTACCCAGAGAATGGGCTGGGCCCGTTCCCAGGCGAGGGCCGAGTGGTAGGCTGGCAGAGGATTCGAAAGCCCTTGGACAGGATGGAGCACCCAG GCTCCAGGATGACCGCCGAGAAGTTTCTGAACAGGCTGCCCAAATTTGTGATCCGACAAGGCGAGGTGATTGATATCCGAGGCCCCATCCGGGACACCCTGAAG ATCCAGGAGATCGTGGTGGAGACGCCTGCCTTGGCTGCTGAGCGTGAGAG GAGCCAGGAATCTCCGGAGTCACCCACGCCCGCGCTCTCCACGCTGCGCATCAAGTCCGAAAATGGCGAGCAGGCCTTCCTGCTGATGATGCGGCTGGAGGACACAGTTGGTGATGTGCGCACTCTGCTTGCACAGGCCAG GGCCGTGGAGGCCACCACCTTTGAGATCTTCAGTACGTTCCCGCCCACAGTCTACCACAATGATGCTCTCACGCTGCAGGCCGCGGGCCTGGTGCCCAACGCCACGCTGCTGCTTCGGGTGCGCCGGGCTCCgccgcccgcccccggccccgaaTAA
- the SH3BGRL3 gene encoding LOW QUALITY PROTEIN: SH3 domain-binding glutamic acid-rich-like protein 3 (The sequence of the model RefSeq protein was modified relative to this genomic sequence to represent the inferred CDS: deleted 2 bases in 1 codon): MTRGLSRKETAPERGGLVSRPCSCCHRHPVCLSASARRPIRSMSGLRVYSTSVTGSREIKSQQSEVTRILDGKRIQYQLVDISQDNALRDEMRALAGNPKATPPQIVNGDQYCGDYELFVEAVEQNTLQEFLKLA; the protein is encoded by the exons ATGACTCGCGGGCTGAGCAGGAAGGAAACCGCTCCCGAGCGCGGCGGCCTCGTCTCCAGGCCGTGTAGCTGCTGCCACCGCCACCCCGTCTGCCTGTCGGCC TCGGCCCGTCGGCCCATCCGCAGCATGAGCGGCCTGCGCGTTTACAGCACGTCGGTCACCGGCTCCCGCGAA ATCAAGTCCCAGCAGAGCGAGGTGACCCGCATCCTGGATGGGAAGCGCATCCAGTACCAGCTAGTGGACATCTCCCAAGACAACGCCCTGCGGGATGAGATGCGAGCCTTGGCGGGCAACCCCAAGGCCACCCCACCCCAGATTGTCAACGGGGACCAGTACTGTGGG gactaTGAGCTCTTCGTGGAGGCTGTGGAACAAAACACACTGCAGGAGTTCCTGAAACTGGCCTGA
- the UBXN11 gene encoding UBX domain-containing protein 11 isoform X3: MSSPLASLGKTRRVPLHWEPVNLGRRGIKIYGNEDEVDVLNDAHGSEERISVPSCYGGIGAPVSRQVPVYHDSELMATMARKVRDLEQQVKAQADEMLSKDRKIRALEELVKTLQEHQGTVTLQRQEELETMCAQLQRQVGEMERFLGDYGLLWVGEPMHEEDSEDGERDWMTAKKFWKPGDSLVPPEVDFDRLLASLKDLSELAVDSDTQLTPMPSRVPRCVLEPIPLKLYRNGIVMFDGPFRPFHDPSTQRCLRDILDGFFPSELQRLYPDGVPFKVSDLRNQVYPENGLGPFPGEGRVVGWQRIRKPLDRMEHPGSRMTAEKFLNRLPKFVIRQGEVIDIRGPIRDTLKNCCPLCVQIQEIVVETPALAAERERSQESPESPTPALSTLRIKSENGEQAFLLMMRLEDTVGDVRTLLAQARAVEATTFEIFSTFPPTVYHNDALTLQAAGLVPNATLLLRVRRAPPPAPGPE; the protein is encoded by the exons AAGATGAGGTGGACGTGCTGAATGACGCgcacggctcagaagaaaggaTCTCTGTTCCTTCCTGCTATGGTGGCATAGGTGCCCCTGTGAGTAGGCAAG TCCCTGTGTACCACGACTCGGAGTTGATGGCCACCATGGCGAGGAAAGTGCGGGATCTGGAGCAGCAGGTGAAGGCCCAGGCGGATGAGATGCTCTCCAAG GATCGGAAGATACGGGCCTTGGAGGAGCTGGTGAAGACCCTCCAGGAGCACCAGG GCACGGTGACCCTGCAGCGGCAGGAGGAGCTGGAGACCATGTGCGCACAACTGCAGCGGCAGGTTGGGgagatggag CGGTTCCTAGGTGACTACGGCCTGCTGTGGGTGGGCGAGCCCATGCATGAGGAGGACTCGGAGGATGGCGAGAGGGACTGGATGACAGCCAAGAAGTTCTGGAAGCCAG GGGACTCACTGGTACCCCCCGAGGTGGACTTTGACAGGCTGCTGGCTAGCCTGAAGGATCTCAGTGAGCTGGCGGTAGACAGTGACACCCAGCTGACACCAATGCCCAGCAGAGTGCCACGCTGTGTCCTTGAGCCCATCCCACTGAAGCTCTACCGGAATGGCATCGTGATGTTCGATGGGCCCTTCCGGCCCTTCCATGATCCTTCCACACAG CGCTGCCTCCGAGACATATTGGATGGCTTCTTTCCGTCAGAGCTCCAGCGGCTGTACCCTGACGGGGTCCCCTTTAAG GTGAGTGACCTGCGCAATCAGGTCTACCCAGAGAATGGGCTGGGCCCGTTCCCAGGCGAGGGCCGAGTGGTAGGCTGGCAGAGGATTCGAAAGCCCTTGGACAGGATGGAGCACCCAG GCTCCAGGATGACCGCCGAGAAGTTTCTGAACAGGCTGCCCAAATTTGTGATCCGACAAGGCGAGGTGATTGATATCCGAGGCCCCATCCGGGACACCCTGAAG AACTGCTGCCCATTGTGTGTCCAGATCCAGGAGATCGTGGTGGAGACGCCTGCCTTGGCTGCTGAGCGTGAGAG GAGCCAGGAATCTCCGGAGTCACCCACGCCCGCGCTCTCCACGCTGCGCATCAAGTCCGAAAATGGCGAGCAGGCCTTCCTGCTGATGATGCGGCTGGAGGACACAGTTGGTGATGTGCGCACTCTGCTTGCACAGGCCAG GGCCGTGGAGGCCACCACCTTTGAGATCTTCAGTACGTTCCCGCCCACAGTCTACCACAATGATGCTCTCACGCTGCAGGCCGCGGGCCTGGTGCCCAACGCCACGCTGCTGCTTCGGGTGCGCCGGGCTCCgccgcccgcccccggccccgaaTAA
- the UBXN11 gene encoding UBX domain-containing protein 11 isoform X2, which produces MSSPLASLGKTRRVPLHWEPVNLGRRGIKIYGNEDEVDVLNDAHGSEERISVPSCYGGIGAPVSRQVPVYHDSELMATMARKVRDLEQQVKAQADEMLSKDRKIRALEELVKTLQEHQGTVTLQRQEELETMCAQLQRQVGEMERFLGDYGLLWVGEPMHEEDSEDGERDWMTAKKFWKPGDSLVPPEVDFDRLLASLKDLSELAVDSDTQLTPMPSRVPRCVLEPIPLKLYRNGIVMFDGPFRPFHDPSTQRCLRDILDGFFPSELQRLYPDGVPFKVSDLRNQVYPENGLGPFPGEGRVVGWQRIRKPLDRMEHPGSRMTAEKFLNRLPKFVIRQGEVIDIRGPIRDTLKIQEIVVETPALAAERERSQESPESPTPALSTLRIKSENGEQAFLLMMRLEDTVGDVRTLLAQARWARGSAGSRSGSLAPLPSLIRSSLSPGPWRPPPLRSSVRSRPQSTTMMLSRCRPRAWCPTPRCCFGCAGLRRPPPAPNKAPSPTPAALRGSLGRAAQQH; this is translated from the exons AAGATGAGGTGGACGTGCTGAATGACGCgcacggctcagaagaaaggaTCTCTGTTCCTTCCTGCTATGGTGGCATAGGTGCCCCTGTGAGTAGGCAAG TCCCTGTGTACCACGACTCGGAGTTGATGGCCACCATGGCGAGGAAAGTGCGGGATCTGGAGCAGCAGGTGAAGGCCCAGGCGGATGAGATGCTCTCCAAG GATCGGAAGATACGGGCCTTGGAGGAGCTGGTGAAGACCCTCCAGGAGCACCAGG GCACGGTGACCCTGCAGCGGCAGGAGGAGCTGGAGACCATGTGCGCACAACTGCAGCGGCAGGTTGGGgagatggag CGGTTCCTAGGTGACTACGGCCTGCTGTGGGTGGGCGAGCCCATGCATGAGGAGGACTCGGAGGATGGCGAGAGGGACTGGATGACAGCCAAGAAGTTCTGGAAGCCAG GGGACTCACTGGTACCCCCCGAGGTGGACTTTGACAGGCTGCTGGCTAGCCTGAAGGATCTCAGTGAGCTGGCGGTAGACAGTGACACCCAGCTGACACCAATGCCCAGCAGAGTGCCACGCTGTGTCCTTGAGCCCATCCCACTGAAGCTCTACCGGAATGGCATCGTGATGTTCGATGGGCCCTTCCGGCCCTTCCATGATCCTTCCACACAG CGCTGCCTCCGAGACATATTGGATGGCTTCTTTCCGTCAGAGCTCCAGCGGCTGTACCCTGACGGGGTCCCCTTTAAG GTGAGTGACCTGCGCAATCAGGTCTACCCAGAGAATGGGCTGGGCCCGTTCCCAGGCGAGGGCCGAGTGGTAGGCTGGCAGAGGATTCGAAAGCCCTTGGACAGGATGGAGCACCCAG GCTCCAGGATGACCGCCGAGAAGTTTCTGAACAGGCTGCCCAAATTTGTGATCCGACAAGGCGAGGTGATTGATATCCGAGGCCCCATCCGGGACACCCTGAAG ATCCAGGAGATCGTGGTGGAGACGCCTGCCTTGGCTGCTGAGCGTGAGAG GAGCCAGGAATCTCCGGAGTCACCCACGCCCGCGCTCTCCACGCTGCGCATCAAGTCCGAAAATGGCGAGCAGGCCTTCCTGCTGATGATGCGGCTGGAGGACACAGTTGGTGATGTGCGCACTCTGCTTGCACAGGCCAGGTGGGCGCGGGGCTCAGCTGGCAGCCGCAGCGGGTCTCTGGCCCCACTTCCCAGCCTGATTCGTTCTTCCCTGTCCCCAGGGCCGTGGAGGCCACCACCTTTGAGATCTTCAGTACGTTCCCGCCCACAGTCTACCACAATGATGCTCTCACGCTGCAGGCCGCGGGCCTGGTGCCCAACGCCACGCTGCTGCTTCGGGTGCGCCGGGCTCCgccgcccgcccccggccccgaaTAAAGCGCCCAGCCCGACACCGGCTGCTCTGCGAGGCTCTCTTGGCAGGGCAGCCCAGCAGCACTAG